From one Musa acuminata AAA Group cultivar baxijiao chromosome BXJ2-6, Cavendish_Baxijiao_AAA, whole genome shotgun sequence genomic stretch:
- the LOC135584532 gene encoding lysine-specific demethylase JMJ14-like isoform X2: MGTACTTKDLHLPRQETMSDNMPIDLREDAGIPVANSGYVNEATVSPKMQMESDSCGCEEVKVKRSLRRRSGIYYGVFDISSEEESDCEQSIKDRTLKRSRQKNDVSRSTNKSRYERESSRWNPKEARRPVIDEAPVFYPTEEDFKDTLGYIASIREKAEKYGICRIIPPHSWSPPCPLKENNFWGCTKFTTRVQEVDKLQNREPIRKKFRNRCHKRRKRRKRLRFGMTRRRNASAVSETNESVGSDTDEKFGFQSGSDFTLETFKKYADEFKKQYFGVKGTNGSIEHQDDNHEKKWQPSPEDIEGEYWRIVEDPTDEIEVHYGADLDTAMFGSGFPKASLGSKAELDPYVNSGWNLNNLPRLPGSVLSFEHEDISGVLVPWLYVGMCFSSFCWHVEDHHLYSLNYMHFGDPKVWYGVPGSDAVKLEDAMRKHLPELFEEQPDLLHELVTQLSPSVLKSEGVPVYRAIQNSGEFVLTFPRAYHSGFNCGFNCAEAVNVAPVNWLPHGQCAVELYSEQHRKTSLSHDKLLLGVAWEAVKEQLEQSHLQGNNPRSLRWQNFCGNDGVLTEAIKARVIMEHKRRENVSSISNVRKMDNNFDLSTERECFLCFYDLHLSAAGCECSPNRYACLSHAKLICSCDPSKMILLVRHNLDELNALVLALGGDLGAVKLCNLPTQSKFLEEPNDSLSKSISEHERPLSDVNALNIDNGVHNQEIDNQLSRALSFANIEHKSHSLFQEPERIHNINKPSVGMVSLSDKEGNSAHTYSDAAPLDVKSDVVLHNDVGCQVSSSGKENILLFSSNEDEGHQFCLDLNVEQITGEPKVETEGCHVECTEPVICTIKEEQIWNSDISRQECSSNFKVMGVNGCGIVRIQMESDIMRKNKNIIGTGSDCGSSMSLGPWADLGSSHASSERNLNQASCSRDTELPRKSSPRLFGVDLQHDLYSSSPSGSQRSQSMRDNSNHSNAVNQSDHDLGTIHPMPKYCVEPLNFGKVMHGKQWCSRQAIFPNGFRTRVKFFSVLDPTKLCNYVSEVLDAGLLGPLFKVTVENNPEMSFTASSAFQCWEMIRERLNQEIVRQHNLGKQGLPELQSPESMDGLEMFGFLSTSIIRVVEALDPYYQCQEYWECKFTSPSSFSKRMDVKDLPAAIPTTFEANVGTGSSHQDKTKLFGVNLSTKMEEDASYDNTGESVKEVQNILGGFFKKASLKELTMMQKIFRSKSGSSTWRTAYGALLDEIQKNVHK, translated from the exons ATGGGGACAGCATGCACTACAAAGGATTTACATCTACCAAGACAAGAAACAATGTCAGACAACATGCCTATTGACTTGAGGGAGGATGCAGGCATTCCTGTGGCAAATTCAGGTTATGTCAATGAGGCTACTGTGTCTCCAAAGATGCAGATGGAGAGCGATAGTTGTGGTTGCGAGGAAGTGAAGGTCAAACGGTCGCTTCGGCGCCGAAGTGGGATTTACTATGGCGTATTTGATATTAGCTCTGAAGAGGAATCAGACTGTGAACAATCTATTAAG GATCGGACTTTAAAACGTTCCCGACAAAAGAATGATGTATCGAGGAGCACTAACAAGTCCAGATATGAAAGG GAGTCTTCTAGATGGAATCCAAAAGAAGCACGTAGACCTGTCATTGATGAAGCTCCTGTGTTTTATCCAACTGAGGAG GATTTCAAAGATACACTTGGATACATTGCTAGCATAAGAGAGAAAGCAGAAAAATATGGTATATGTCGCATTATTCCACCTCACTCTTGGTCACCACCTTGTCCTCTAAAGGAAAATAACTTTTGGGGATGTACTAAGTTTACCACTCGTGTACAAGAAGTTGACAAGCTTCAGAATAGAGAGCCAATTAGAAAAAAGTTCAGGAATCGTTGccataaaagaagaaagagaagaaagcggTTGAGATTTGGGATGACTCGAAGGCGGAATGCCTCTGCTGTTTCTGAAACAAATGAATCTGTTGGCTCAGACACAGATGAGAAGTTTGGTTTTCAGTCTGGTTCAGACTTTACACTTGAGACATTCAAGAAATATGCTGATGAGTTCAAAAAACAATATTTTGGAGTGAAGGGTACTAATGGAAGTATAGAGCATCAAGACGACAACCATGAGAAGAAGTGGCAACCCTCCCCGGAGGATATTGAAGGAGAATATTGGCGGATAGTTGAGGATCCAACTGATGAGATTGAG GTGCATTATGGTGCTGATCTGGATACTGCAATGTTTGGTAGCGGGTTCCCTAAAGCTTCCTTGGGAAGCAAGGCCGAATTGGATCCTTATGTGAATTCAGGCTGGAACTTAAATAATTTACCTCGGCTTCCTGGTTCAGTTCTTTCATTTGAGCATGAGGATATCTCTGGTGTGTTAGTGCCTTGGTTATATGTGGGAATGTGCTTTTCTTCATTTTGTTGG CATGTGGAAGATCACCATCTTTATTCTTTGAACTACATGCACTTTGGTGATCCAAAAGTATGGTATGGGGTTCCAGGCAGTGATGCAGTGAAGCTGGAGGATGCCATGCGAAAACACCTTCCCGAGTTGTTCGAAGAGCAACCAGATTTGCTGCATGAATTG GTTACCCAATTGTCTCCGTCTGTCCTGAAATCTGAAGGAGTTCCTGTGTACCGTGCCATTCAGAACTCTGGAGAATTTGTTCTTACATTTCCAAGAGCATACCACTCTGGTTTCAACTGTGGCTTCAATTGTGCTGAGGCAGTAAACGTTGCTCCGGTAAACTGGCTTCCACATGGTCAATGTGCTGTTGAGTTGTATAGTGAACAACACCGCAAGACATCCTTGTCCCATGATAAGTTACTGCTAGGTGTTGCATGGGAAGCTGTTAAAGAGCAGTTGGAGCAATCTCACCTGCAGGGTAACAATCCAAGATCACTGAGGTGGCAAAATTTTTGTGGGAATGATGGAGTATTAACTGAGGCCATTAAG GCAAGAGTCATTATGGAGCATAAAAGAAGGGAGAATGTTTCTAGTATTTCAAATGTGAGAAAGATGgataataattttgatttatcgACTGAAAGAGAATGCTTTTTGTGCTTCTATGATCTACATCTTTCTGCAGCTGGTTGTGAATGCTCTCCAAATCGTTATGCATGTCTATCCCATGCAAAACTTATATGCTCGTGTGACCCTAGTAAAATGATTTTACTTGTTCGACATAACTTGGATGAGCTAAATGCCCTTGTGCTGGCTCTGGGAGGGGATCTGGGTGCAGTGAAGCTCTGCAATTTACCTACACAGTCAAAATTTCTGGAAGAACCAAATGATTCCTTGAGTAAAAGCATCTCAGAACACGAGAGACCACTGAGTGATGTAAATGCTTTGAATATTGATAATGGAGTCCACAATCAGGAGATTGATAACCAACTATCCAGAGCTCTTTCTTTTGCAAATATAGAGCACAAGAGCCACAGTCTCTTTCAAGAACCAGAAAGAATCCATAATATCAACAAGCCATCTGTAGGAATGGTTAGTTTAAGTGACAAAGAAGGGAATAGTGCACATACATACTCTGATGCAGCACCTCTAGATGTGAAATCAGATGTAGTGCTGCATAATGATGTTGGATGTCAGGTGTCATCATCAGGAAAAGAAAATATCCTCTTATTCAGCAGTAATGAGGATGAAGGCCATCAATTTTGTCTCGATCTGAATGTAGAACAAATAACAGGGGAGCCTAAGGTTGAAACTGAAGGGTGTCATGTTGAGTGCACAGAACCAGTGATATGCACCATTAAGGAAGAGCAGATTTGGAACTCTGATATCTCTAGACAGGAGTGCTCCTCAAATTTCAAGGTTATGGGTGTAAATGGTTGTGGCATTGTCAGAATCCAAATGGAATCTGATatcatgagaaaaaataaaaacataattggAACAGGCTCTGATTGTGGGTCTTCAATGTCCCTCGGTCCTTGGGCTGACTTGGGTTCTTCCCATGCTTCTTCCGAAAGAAATTTAAATCAAGCATCATGTTCAAGAGATACTGAACTCCCACGTAAATCTAGTCCTAGACTTTTTGGAGTTGACCTACAGCATGATCTGTATAGTTCATCACCTTCAGGCAGTCAACGAAGTCAATCTATGAGGGATAATTCAAACCATTCTAATGCTGTCAATCAAAGCGATCATGACTTGGGAACGATTCATCCAATGCCTAAATATTGTGTTGAACCTCTTAACTTTGGAAAGGTGATGCATGGGAAGCAGTGGTGCAGTAGGCAAGCCATCTTTCCAAATG GATTCAGAACCCGTGTCAAGTTCTTCAGTGTGCTCGATCCGACAAAATTATGCAATTATGTTTCAGAAGTACTAGATGCTGGACTTTTGGGACCTTTGTTCAAG GTGACAGTGGAAAATAACCCAGAGATGTCCTTCACGGCCTCGTCTGCTTTCCAGTGTTGGGAAATGATTCGGGAAAGACTGAATCAAGAGATTGTTAGACAGCATAATCTTGGAAAGCAAGGCCTTCCTGAATTACAAAGCCCAGAATCCATGGATGGTCTTGAAATGTTTGGGTTCTTATCTACTTCAATTATTCGA GTTGTTGAAGCTCTCGATCCTTACTATCAGTGTCAAGAGTACTGGGAATGTAAGTTCACTTCACCTTCTTCTTTCTCGAAGAGGATGGATGTGAAAGATCTGCCTGCAGCAATTCCGACGACTTTCGAAGCTAATGTTGGCACAGGTAGTTCCCATCAGGATAAGACAAAATTATTTGGAGTAAATTTATCAACTAAGATGGAAGAGGATGCATCATATGACAACACTGGTGAATCAGTCAAAGAGGTTCAGAACATACTAGGAGGGTTCTTCAAGAAGGCAAGCCTCAAAGAATTAACGATGATGCAGAAAATATTCCGCAGCAAGTCAGGAAGCAGCACATGGAGAACAGCATACGGGGCCCTTTTAGATGAGATACAGAAGAATGTGCATAAATAA
- the LOC135584532 gene encoding lysine-specific demethylase JMJ14-like isoform X1, with protein sequence MGTACTTKDLHLPRQETMSDNMPIDLREDAGIPVANSGYVNEATVSPKMQMESDSCGCEEVKVKRSLRRRSGIYYGVFDISSEEESDCEQSIKDRTLKRSRQKNDVSRSTNKSRYERQESSRWNPKEARRPVIDEAPVFYPTEEDFKDTLGYIASIREKAEKYGICRIIPPHSWSPPCPLKENNFWGCTKFTTRVQEVDKLQNREPIRKKFRNRCHKRRKRRKRLRFGMTRRRNASAVSETNESVGSDTDEKFGFQSGSDFTLETFKKYADEFKKQYFGVKGTNGSIEHQDDNHEKKWQPSPEDIEGEYWRIVEDPTDEIEVHYGADLDTAMFGSGFPKASLGSKAELDPYVNSGWNLNNLPRLPGSVLSFEHEDISGVLVPWLYVGMCFSSFCWHVEDHHLYSLNYMHFGDPKVWYGVPGSDAVKLEDAMRKHLPELFEEQPDLLHELVTQLSPSVLKSEGVPVYRAIQNSGEFVLTFPRAYHSGFNCGFNCAEAVNVAPVNWLPHGQCAVELYSEQHRKTSLSHDKLLLGVAWEAVKEQLEQSHLQGNNPRSLRWQNFCGNDGVLTEAIKARVIMEHKRRENVSSISNVRKMDNNFDLSTERECFLCFYDLHLSAAGCECSPNRYACLSHAKLICSCDPSKMILLVRHNLDELNALVLALGGDLGAVKLCNLPTQSKFLEEPNDSLSKSISEHERPLSDVNALNIDNGVHNQEIDNQLSRALSFANIEHKSHSLFQEPERIHNINKPSVGMVSLSDKEGNSAHTYSDAAPLDVKSDVVLHNDVGCQVSSSGKENILLFSSNEDEGHQFCLDLNVEQITGEPKVETEGCHVECTEPVICTIKEEQIWNSDISRQECSSNFKVMGVNGCGIVRIQMESDIMRKNKNIIGTGSDCGSSMSLGPWADLGSSHASSERNLNQASCSRDTELPRKSSPRLFGVDLQHDLYSSSPSGSQRSQSMRDNSNHSNAVNQSDHDLGTIHPMPKYCVEPLNFGKVMHGKQWCSRQAIFPNGFRTRVKFFSVLDPTKLCNYVSEVLDAGLLGPLFKVTVENNPEMSFTASSAFQCWEMIRERLNQEIVRQHNLGKQGLPELQSPESMDGLEMFGFLSTSIIRVVEALDPYYQCQEYWECKFTSPSSFSKRMDVKDLPAAIPTTFEANVGTGSSHQDKTKLFGVNLSTKMEEDASYDNTGESVKEVQNILGGFFKKASLKELTMMQKIFRSKSGSSTWRTAYGALLDEIQKNVHK encoded by the exons ATGGGGACAGCATGCACTACAAAGGATTTACATCTACCAAGACAAGAAACAATGTCAGACAACATGCCTATTGACTTGAGGGAGGATGCAGGCATTCCTGTGGCAAATTCAGGTTATGTCAATGAGGCTACTGTGTCTCCAAAGATGCAGATGGAGAGCGATAGTTGTGGTTGCGAGGAAGTGAAGGTCAAACGGTCGCTTCGGCGCCGAAGTGGGATTTACTATGGCGTATTTGATATTAGCTCTGAAGAGGAATCAGACTGTGAACAATCTATTAAG GATCGGACTTTAAAACGTTCCCGACAAAAGAATGATGTATCGAGGAGCACTAACAAGTCCAGATATGAAAGG CAGGAGTCTTCTAGATGGAATCCAAAAGAAGCACGTAGACCTGTCATTGATGAAGCTCCTGTGTTTTATCCAACTGAGGAG GATTTCAAAGATACACTTGGATACATTGCTAGCATAAGAGAGAAAGCAGAAAAATATGGTATATGTCGCATTATTCCACCTCACTCTTGGTCACCACCTTGTCCTCTAAAGGAAAATAACTTTTGGGGATGTACTAAGTTTACCACTCGTGTACAAGAAGTTGACAAGCTTCAGAATAGAGAGCCAATTAGAAAAAAGTTCAGGAATCGTTGccataaaagaagaaagagaagaaagcggTTGAGATTTGGGATGACTCGAAGGCGGAATGCCTCTGCTGTTTCTGAAACAAATGAATCTGTTGGCTCAGACACAGATGAGAAGTTTGGTTTTCAGTCTGGTTCAGACTTTACACTTGAGACATTCAAGAAATATGCTGATGAGTTCAAAAAACAATATTTTGGAGTGAAGGGTACTAATGGAAGTATAGAGCATCAAGACGACAACCATGAGAAGAAGTGGCAACCCTCCCCGGAGGATATTGAAGGAGAATATTGGCGGATAGTTGAGGATCCAACTGATGAGATTGAG GTGCATTATGGTGCTGATCTGGATACTGCAATGTTTGGTAGCGGGTTCCCTAAAGCTTCCTTGGGAAGCAAGGCCGAATTGGATCCTTATGTGAATTCAGGCTGGAACTTAAATAATTTACCTCGGCTTCCTGGTTCAGTTCTTTCATTTGAGCATGAGGATATCTCTGGTGTGTTAGTGCCTTGGTTATATGTGGGAATGTGCTTTTCTTCATTTTGTTGG CATGTGGAAGATCACCATCTTTATTCTTTGAACTACATGCACTTTGGTGATCCAAAAGTATGGTATGGGGTTCCAGGCAGTGATGCAGTGAAGCTGGAGGATGCCATGCGAAAACACCTTCCCGAGTTGTTCGAAGAGCAACCAGATTTGCTGCATGAATTG GTTACCCAATTGTCTCCGTCTGTCCTGAAATCTGAAGGAGTTCCTGTGTACCGTGCCATTCAGAACTCTGGAGAATTTGTTCTTACATTTCCAAGAGCATACCACTCTGGTTTCAACTGTGGCTTCAATTGTGCTGAGGCAGTAAACGTTGCTCCGGTAAACTGGCTTCCACATGGTCAATGTGCTGTTGAGTTGTATAGTGAACAACACCGCAAGACATCCTTGTCCCATGATAAGTTACTGCTAGGTGTTGCATGGGAAGCTGTTAAAGAGCAGTTGGAGCAATCTCACCTGCAGGGTAACAATCCAAGATCACTGAGGTGGCAAAATTTTTGTGGGAATGATGGAGTATTAACTGAGGCCATTAAG GCAAGAGTCATTATGGAGCATAAAAGAAGGGAGAATGTTTCTAGTATTTCAAATGTGAGAAAGATGgataataattttgatttatcgACTGAAAGAGAATGCTTTTTGTGCTTCTATGATCTACATCTTTCTGCAGCTGGTTGTGAATGCTCTCCAAATCGTTATGCATGTCTATCCCATGCAAAACTTATATGCTCGTGTGACCCTAGTAAAATGATTTTACTTGTTCGACATAACTTGGATGAGCTAAATGCCCTTGTGCTGGCTCTGGGAGGGGATCTGGGTGCAGTGAAGCTCTGCAATTTACCTACACAGTCAAAATTTCTGGAAGAACCAAATGATTCCTTGAGTAAAAGCATCTCAGAACACGAGAGACCACTGAGTGATGTAAATGCTTTGAATATTGATAATGGAGTCCACAATCAGGAGATTGATAACCAACTATCCAGAGCTCTTTCTTTTGCAAATATAGAGCACAAGAGCCACAGTCTCTTTCAAGAACCAGAAAGAATCCATAATATCAACAAGCCATCTGTAGGAATGGTTAGTTTAAGTGACAAAGAAGGGAATAGTGCACATACATACTCTGATGCAGCACCTCTAGATGTGAAATCAGATGTAGTGCTGCATAATGATGTTGGATGTCAGGTGTCATCATCAGGAAAAGAAAATATCCTCTTATTCAGCAGTAATGAGGATGAAGGCCATCAATTTTGTCTCGATCTGAATGTAGAACAAATAACAGGGGAGCCTAAGGTTGAAACTGAAGGGTGTCATGTTGAGTGCACAGAACCAGTGATATGCACCATTAAGGAAGAGCAGATTTGGAACTCTGATATCTCTAGACAGGAGTGCTCCTCAAATTTCAAGGTTATGGGTGTAAATGGTTGTGGCATTGTCAGAATCCAAATGGAATCTGATatcatgagaaaaaataaaaacataattggAACAGGCTCTGATTGTGGGTCTTCAATGTCCCTCGGTCCTTGGGCTGACTTGGGTTCTTCCCATGCTTCTTCCGAAAGAAATTTAAATCAAGCATCATGTTCAAGAGATACTGAACTCCCACGTAAATCTAGTCCTAGACTTTTTGGAGTTGACCTACAGCATGATCTGTATAGTTCATCACCTTCAGGCAGTCAACGAAGTCAATCTATGAGGGATAATTCAAACCATTCTAATGCTGTCAATCAAAGCGATCATGACTTGGGAACGATTCATCCAATGCCTAAATATTGTGTTGAACCTCTTAACTTTGGAAAGGTGATGCATGGGAAGCAGTGGTGCAGTAGGCAAGCCATCTTTCCAAATG GATTCAGAACCCGTGTCAAGTTCTTCAGTGTGCTCGATCCGACAAAATTATGCAATTATGTTTCAGAAGTACTAGATGCTGGACTTTTGGGACCTTTGTTCAAG GTGACAGTGGAAAATAACCCAGAGATGTCCTTCACGGCCTCGTCTGCTTTCCAGTGTTGGGAAATGATTCGGGAAAGACTGAATCAAGAGATTGTTAGACAGCATAATCTTGGAAAGCAAGGCCTTCCTGAATTACAAAGCCCAGAATCCATGGATGGTCTTGAAATGTTTGGGTTCTTATCTACTTCAATTATTCGA GTTGTTGAAGCTCTCGATCCTTACTATCAGTGTCAAGAGTACTGGGAATGTAAGTTCACTTCACCTTCTTCTTTCTCGAAGAGGATGGATGTGAAAGATCTGCCTGCAGCAATTCCGACGACTTTCGAAGCTAATGTTGGCACAGGTAGTTCCCATCAGGATAAGACAAAATTATTTGGAGTAAATTTATCAACTAAGATGGAAGAGGATGCATCATATGACAACACTGGTGAATCAGTCAAAGAGGTTCAGAACATACTAGGAGGGTTCTTCAAGAAGGCAAGCCTCAAAGAATTAACGATGATGCAGAAAATATTCCGCAGCAAGTCAGGAAGCAGCACATGGAGAACAGCATACGGGGCCCTTTTAGATGAGATACAGAAGAATGTGCATAAATAA
- the LOC103988538 gene encoding disease resistance protein RGA2-like, protein MAELIIAGWFVSSVVAKVTDIIKFYIKNQIEYRKDKKWKLHELEKHLRKIQAAIFEVGKRRITNPSLEAWLWDVKDAVYSVEDIIDDFHYKLEEKARSEGEGEGKVSRVSLLAQKVGAETKKFLKAFAFASETTSKLNTAVQTSAKLVEEISILVSVAQFSVVTNKQHGVAIPDWRRTTSPTKSTCPARGRQHDIDRLLNMIGDASGDDKYSVVAIVGHGGVGKTHLARLVYNIVKEEKRFHIMVWVCACNNFDVRRLSIEMVESAAIKRPSDLHTISNLEEIQNILGEGLMGKRFLIVLDDAWEESNTNWENLCVPFNSGEKGSKIVVTTTNQNVAKMMRTKEIIHLDGVEGEACWELVRERALGDRNHIAIPHKLESIGKKIAKKLGGSPLAAVTVGRALESKLEEEHWRRILRKRICEVKQTEGDIVAVLRLSYEDLPAHLKQCYLSCSLFPRNHCFEKDELIRFWTALGFVRRDDETTIMEDIGEELIEELSSRSFFVNAKRRHNKFELHPILHEFAECVCDGEYFRFEGIKSSKPIRIPNKANHVYVAADDLIAVTETFCEKKEIRSLVVAGRLSATRKDIKSKYNLSLEMVLKSLESLRLLVVSELVSGLPEAIGELKHLRYLEVPGNAITEWPKSFCKLYHLQWLILRMHSKSVSLPDDMNKLSNLRCVDADTEAIAALPWIGNLIYLQELREYRIQRKKKGFDVGQLKHMNQLRRLCIRGLQHVESREQAAEAVLEDKEHLRWLELCWNNEGKPIAPTACKDSLEGLRPHPDLRELKINGYKGHRHPCWMENKYLLGLERLEMWSCHQLTSLPPLGELPFLRVLHLRRMDSVEEVGAEFYGSTDAPFPSLEELWFDNLNQWKKWDVEAKQRREVFPRLRNLAIGNCRSLTGLITLPSSLDELVVRFFAGGDSLDLPEDEASTSTLMLHVDNLSLLQRCLQEGHLTSLRRLEIRGSFDLEAFARGLEERLDHISSLHHLHLTGVCRPQHLPRQLVTLLSLKSLHIVDCPEINMLPEGSLPSNLVDLQINGCPKLEHRYEWTTGPEGCTIHAKKINEALQSKTPEKSEKGKRTR, encoded by the exons aTGGCGGAACTAATAATAGCAGGATGGTTCGTGTCCTCCGTCGTTGCCAAAGTGACGGACATAATCAAATTCTACATCAAGAACCAGATCGAGTACCGGAAGGACAAGAAGTGGAAGCTACATGAGCTGGAGAAACACCTCCGAAAGATTCAGGCGGCCATCTTCGAAGTTGGCAAGAGACGGATCACGAACCCGAGCTTGGAAGCTTGGCTGTGGGACGTCAAGGATGCTGTTTACTCTGTGGAGGACATCATCGATGACTTCCACTACAAGTTGGAGGAGAAGGCCAGAAgcgagggcgagggcgagggcaaggTCAGTAGAGTTTCATTACTCGCTCAAAAAGTAGGAGCTGAAACTAAAAAATTCTTGAAGGCATTTGCTTTTGCTTCTGAAACAACTTCAAAGTTAAACACCGCTGTCCAGACATCCGCTAAACTAGTTGAAGAAATCAGTATACTCGTTTCGGTAGCACAATTCAGTGTAGTCACTAACAAGCAACATGGAGTAGCCATCCCCGATTGGCGAAGAACAACTTCCCCAACCAAGTCGACCTGCCCGGCCAGGGGTCGGCAACACGACATAGACAGGCTACTGAACATGATAGGTGACGCATCAGGGGACGACAAGTACTCTGTTGTCGCTATTGTAGGACACGGTGGGGTGGGGAAGACACACCTCGCTAGGCTCGTCTATAACATTGTCAAAGAAGAGAAAAGATTTCATATCATGGTGTGGGTGTGTGCATGCAACAATTTTGATGTCAGAAGGCTTTCCATAGAGATGGTGGAATCTGCTGCAATTAAAAGGCCTAGCGATTTGCATACGATCAGTAATTTGGAAGAGATTCAGAACATTCTTGGGGAGGGGCTGATGGGCAAAAGGTTTTTGATTGTTTTGGACGATGCCTGGGAGGAATCCAATACTAACTGGGAGAACCTTTGCGTCCCATTTAATTCTGGAGAAAAGGGAAGCAAGATTGTGGTGACGACCACCAACCAAAACGTCGCAAAGATGATGCGGACCAAAGAAATCATACATCTCGATGGCGTAGAGGGAGAGGCGTGCTGGGAATTAGTCAGAGAACGCGCACTGGGTGATCGAAACCATATTGCCATACCTCACAAGTTGGAGTCCATAGGCAAGAAAATAGCTAAGAAGTTGGGGGGCTCGCCATTAGCAGCGGTGACCGTAGGGCGTGCTTTAGAGTCCAAGTTAGAGGAAGAACACTGGCGGCGAATCTTGCGTAAAAGAATTTGTGAGGTCAAACAAACCGAAGGTGACATTGTGGCGGTGCTGAGATTGAGTTATGAAGACCTACCTGCCCATCTAAAGCAGTGCTATCTTTCTTGCTCGTTGTTCCCAAGGAACCACTGCTTTGAGAAAGATGAGCTGATAAGATTTTGGACGGCCCTAGGCTTCGTTCGGAGGGATGACGAGACCACCATAATGGAGGACATAGGCGAGGAGTTGATCGAAGAGCTGTCGAGCAGATCCTTTTTCGTGAATGCAAAGAGAAGGCACAACAAGTTTGAGCTCCACCCTATCCTGCATGAGTTTGCAGAATGTGTTTGTGATGGTGAGTACTTTAGATTCGAGGGTATCAAATCCAGCAAGCCAATTAGAATCCCGAACAAGGCCAACCATGTTTATGTTGCTGCCGATGATCTCATCGCGGTTACCGAAACTTTTTGCGAGAAGAAAGAGATACGCAGTCTTGTGGTCGCTGGGAGGCTATCGGCCACTCGTAAGGATATCAAGTCAAAATATAATCTATCCCTTGAAATGGTTTTGAAGAGTTTGGAAAGCTTACGTTTGTTAGTGGTTTCTGAACTTGTAAGTGGTTTGCCTGAGGCTATCGGTGAATTGAAACACCTTCGGTACCTGGAGGTGCCTGGAAACGCCATCACGGAGTGGCCCAAGTCATTCTGCAAGCTCTACCATCTGCAGTGGTTGATTCTGAGGATGCATTCCAAGAGTGTTTCGCTGCCAGATGACATGAACAAGCTAAGCAACCTACGTTGTGTAGATGCAGATACCGAAGCAATTGCAGCCCTTCCGTGGATTGGAAATCTAATTTATCTTCAAGAATTAAGGGAGTATCGCATCCAACGCAAAAAGAAAGGATTCGATGTAGGGCAACTGAAGCACATGAATCAGCTCCGCAGACTCTGCATCAGAGGTCTCCAGCATGTAGAGAGCAGGGAACAGGCAGCAGAGGCTGTGTTAGAGGACAAAGAGCACCTTCGCTGGCTGGAACTGTGCTGGAACAATGAAGGGAAACCCATAGCTCCCACTGCATGCAAAGACTCTCTGGAAGGACTCCGACCGCACCCGGATCTTAGAGAGCTGAAGATTAATGGCTACAAGGGTCACCGACATCCGTGTTGGATGGAGAACAAATATTTGCTGGGATTAGAGAGGTTAGAGATGTGGTCTTGCCATCAACTGACATCCCTCCCCCCTCTCGGCGAGCTTCCTTTTCTCAGGGTTCTGCACCTAAGACGTATGGATTCGGTGGAAGAGGTGGGTGCTGAGTTTTATGGCAGCACAGATGCACCATTCCCATCGTTGGAGGAGCTTTGGTTCGATAACTTGAACCAGTGGAAGAAGTGGGACGTGGAGGCGAAGCAACGCCGTGAAGTATTCCCTCGTCTTCGCAACCTCGCCATCGGAAACTGCCGCAGTTTAACAGGACTGATAACCCTCCCTTCATCACTGGACGAGCTTGTTGTTCGATTCTTTGCAGGTGGTGACTCGTTGGATTTGCCCGAGGACGAGGCCTCGACATCAACGTTGATGCTTCACGTCGATAACCTCTCGCTTTTACAGAGATGCCTTCAGGAAGGACACCTTACTTCGCTTCGTCGACTGGAGATTCGCGGCAGCTTTGACCTCGAAGCGTTTGCTCGTGGGCTGGAGGAGCGGCTGGATCACATTTCCTCTCTCCACCACCTGCATCTCACCGGAGTATGCCGCCCACAACACCTTCCTCGTCAACTGGTCACCCTTCTAAGCCTCAAGAGCCTGCACATAGTGGATTGCCCTGAAATAAACATGCTCCCAGAGGGAAGCCTACCTAGCAATCTAGTGGATTTGCAAATCAACGGGTGTCCAAAGCTCGAGCATCGCTACGAGTGGACGACCGGCCCCGAAGGGTGCACAATCCATGCCAAAAAAATTAACGAAGCGTTGCAGTCGAAAACACCTGAAAAGAGCGAGAAG GGGAAAAGAACACGATAG